One window of the Trifolium pratense cultivar HEN17-A07 linkage group LG2, ARS_RC_1.1, whole genome shotgun sequence genome contains the following:
- the LOC123906167 gene encoding heavy metal-associated isoprenylated plant protein 39-like: MMKVVLKVDLYDDRIKQKAMKTGSALSGIESVSVDMKDQKLTLIGEIDPVYAVSKLRKWCHTEIVSAGPAKDEKKKEESKPNVNKDQIKLLETYPLYYYQMQQPQYTQYSSIASVEQDPVGCVIC, from the exons ATGATG AAAGTAGTATTGAAGGTGGATTTATATGATGATAGAATCAAGCAAAAAGCTATGAAGACAGGATCTGCCCTTTCAG GGATTGAATCAGTTTCTGTAGACATGAAAGACCAAAAATTAACCTTAATTGGAGAAATTGATCCAGTGTATGCAGTGAGCAAACTAAGGAAGTGGTGTCATACTGAAATAGTTTCTGCTGGACCTGCAAAAGATGAGAAAAAGAAGGAAGAATCTAAGCCAAATGTGAACAAAGATCAAATTAAATTACTTGAAACTTATCcactttattattatcaaaTGCAACAACCTCAATACACTCAATATTCCTCTATTGCAAGTGTGGAACAAGATCCTGTTGGATGTGTCATATGTTAA